The sequence agtgtcctatttttgcAAGCCCAAAAGTTTTTGTCATAATTTTCAAATCGacctaagttattgtcctaaaaaaccctttGACTCCCCTGAGTCAAAGGGTTTTTTAACACATCATTAAAGTGCAAAAAATGTGGAGTTGAAGGTCACAATTCTGTGACATGTGGCAGGGACAAGGTAGTATTCCCTATTTAACTTTTCTTATTTTCAAGTTTGTATaacatttttgtttttgaaagTCAGCTTGTATAAcattataattttgttttaattataCTTCTAGGTGATGAATAATCTCCCAAGTGGCAGTGAAAGAGCAACTGGTGAATCAAGTGGGAGCATACTAACTCAAGTGTGTAGTGCTTCAATGCGTCCACCCCGAATCAGtcatactgatgaacaagatgATCAAATGGAGCACATTGAAATCTCTAAGTGTCTCAATCTAAAGCTGCTTCTGTTCCAGGTCCATCTATGTTGCAGCAGCTCTACCAAGGCAAATTTAAGAATCAAGGCCAACTAATTTTGCAAAGTGGGAAGAAATTTGGGAGTTTGGCTGAGTTGCAAACAAAGAAGAAATAAAAGATGCATTGGTTGCTGATAAGTAGTTGTTGGGCTGTTGTTTCTAAAATTTACtgacattttttatttgatggGTGATGACTTGTTTTCGTTTTTGGTGATGGATGATGGCTGATGACATATAGTTCCTGGAcatcctttttatttttgttgatgGGTGGTGGCTAGTGAcaagaatatttttttaatagtatGCCCTCTTGATTGTGAAAGAGCAGAGTAAGATAAACAAGTCAATTCATTTTGTGGATtgcagttttttttttggataatttgGAATTATGTGAGTTTGCAACTCTGTTTTTGTAGTCTTTCTATGGTGTTGTAGAATTTAGGAGgaaaatttggatgattttgTTTGATATGAATTACTGCAACAGGTGAATTATGGTGCAGAAGTGGGGGTGGTGGTCAGATGAGAAGAACTGATCATGTTATTAGCTGTAGAAGAAGAAGACTTTTTCTCTTCTTCAGCTTGAAGTTAGAACTGATCCTTATGAAGTACCATGCGTCTGAATTTAGAAGAAATGATGTTATTAGCAGATATTATTAAATAACAACACATTCTGAGGCATTTGTTTCAGCTTCAAGCATACGTCTGTTTCACCACAAAATACCAATACATCGATGCAATTGCAAACCAAACACAACACCGTAccatacaataaataaataaataatagggtttttttttcatcaaatgaataaattattatatttctgagacaaaaaaaataaagtcaaAATAATGTCagaaattaatttgttataatAAATGGATGTACTATTTTCTAATTAAGTCTCTTGAAGTAAACATCTAAAAAAAGTTATTGctgaaattatttatattaattaatttgaagtGTATGTGCAAAGTCTACACTAATTGAAATGGTGCGCATGAAGTGTATCCTGATCTCTAGCTGGCTCCTTTGTGTGGCAAGTTCACGTAAATTATAGAATGGGGAAAGAATTTCACGTAAGTTGGGGGGTGGGTTGATTATGTGGCAATTATATTTTAATGCATGGAATTTGAAAATTAACACATCATTATATTAAGCCCGAAATTTGATAATGGGCCGAAAATTGTCCTGCGGATGtaatacttattaattagtgtcctatttttacaagtccaaaaTTTTTTGTCTTAATTTTCAAATCgacctaagttactgtcctaaaaaatcctctgactcagggtaaaaatattctaaatgggtataatttattgttttgtaaattgtgaatatttttaaaattttatcatttaaaaaagGTATATCTCATTTTgccccttattattattattattattattattattattattattattattattattattattattatcatacatctaattaatttaaatatttcactaaaaaataaattacttaATATTAGTGGCTGTCCAAAGCCACATGATTTCCggttcccaaaaaaaaaacaaaacccaCATGATTTCCAACGTTCCTTTAACTTATGCCATGTTGATTCACGTGTCGCTGCCACTATATTCGAACAATCAGTTATCATACAAAATAAAGGATttgaatagtaaaataaaagatacttcgtattatttattttgaatgattggttgttaaaagaaaatatagacCAACCCACTAAACAATCTCCTTTATCAAATGAAAAAATGCCACTTGACATTTGTTTTGAAATatacaattataattaatagaaaaagaaaatatatttgagttaaagtggGTCActgataaagtataaaagtcATAAAATTATAAagggttaatatgcaaaaacacccCTAACGTTACCACCCCAACTACACTTAAGCCCCTAACCTAACGTTTATAGCAACTAACACCTCAAAGTTCATTAAGTACTACAATTAAACCCATAAACAAAcaatttctttcacaaaattaagaaattcatttttttttaatttatataatacaTAAAAGGGGAGttttatccctccattttttcccaccatttgttctctctcttttcccatcaatttttttatataaataaatatttttcatacacaaacataaataaaacaattgtaaaatgttaacaaagagaaagaaaatagaatattttaacattttaataacttatttgttttaaatttatttttaataatttttataccatattaaatattttgttacaaacttaaacataagatgcttattaaatatttcttcataaattaaattttatattatttagaaaagtattaaaattgtaatagaaaaaagagatgaaaaataatgaaaaaattgatgcgataagagagataaaaaatGGTGGGAAAAAATGGAAGGAGAAAActcttcttttatatattatatagaaagaaaaaaaatgaattcttACTTTTGTGAAAGAAATTGTTTGTTTATGGGTTTAATTGTAGTACTTAATGAACTTTAGGGTGTTAGTTGCTATCAATGTTAGGTTAGAGGCTTAAGTGTAGTTGGGGTGGTAACGTTAGGGGTGTTTTTGTATATTAATCCAATTATAAATTGTGTatatgaaaaagagaaaaataattaacttattAAAAGattggattatttttttttttttaaatttgttacaaccaaagaaaggaaaaaacccactcacactctaTAGCTCctaaggtgactcgaacccccgacctattggttggaggggaagcgtcttaaAAGATTGGATTATAGTAAAGGTTATTGATAAATATAAtcttactatattttaaaattcacatttttttatattttaaaattcacattttttttacaaaaaaatatattttagcaTCATTAATTCTAGCAATTTTTTTAAACTTCAACTCCATTCATGCCATTTTTTAACTATTacgtgtgaaaaaaaaaaagccttctattattatttttttaatctgtACTCCTTTCGCAAAATAGAGAAGTGAGAATCTCTAGTAAGTAGTGAGAATTCATCGAACACAAACCTTTTgtttcttctcaatttcatgtcCATCTTCGCCCTGAGCTAATTTAATCTAATTCTGAAGTACTACTGCATCttctaatatattaaatatttttatatttatttttatgtaattattcGTCGCACCTTCAAATACAAAATTCTTGCTCCGCCACTGCTTCATGCTATATTTCCGAATTCCGACTACGCCCTTGCTTTGAGGTAGTTGGGCACTCCGCCCGGCTTTGAGGTAATTAtcccaattatatatatatagacctTATTATATATACAAACCTAAATACGAAACAAACCCCACCCAAAAAATTCTAAGAGATAGAGAAAAATGTCATCTTCAAATTCCTTCCAATGGCCACAACTATCCCAAGACTTCAAAGAGTTCCTCTCCACTCTACCTAGAGAAAAAGGATTCGCAAAAGAACCTCTCTACCTCTATCAAGGTTTCTGGTACGAGGACGTCTTTCTCGAAGGTGCAATTTCAAGCCAAGAACATTTCCAAGCGGAGGATTCTGACGTCTTCGTCGCCTCCACCCCGAAATGCGGCACCACGTGGCTGAAGGCGATCGCGTTCGCTCTACTGAACCGGAGGCGGAACCAAGCCCCGGGCATGATCCGGCCAACGTatgggtaattttttttttttttaattactcccTATGTCCACCAAAAGTGTGTTGTGGTTTGGAGGGTATATGcaagttttaataaatgacCGAGAGAAATGAACCAAAAAAAGTGGATTtgttagataattaatttttttttgatcgggcaaagtcatgttagatgttagtagttagttccacatccactccaagaaccaccttatctctccattcaccaaaatccaccttatatctccaatctccaattcgctcccaagagggatcgaacccatGTCACTTTaattaagtgaggacccggtggccagtggactaagccccctggtttgtTAATGAGTTCAAAATTTTTTAAGGCCACTAATTTAGGGTGCTTTGCAAAATTAGGTCATATTATTTTGGGCTTGCAAATTTAggccatttattattaatttcggcGTAAATGAGCCACATTTGGGCCCGATCGGACTATAATGTGGCTCACTTGGCCCAAATTTGAAAGCCCGAAAAAATGTGGCATAATTTTGCAAAGTGCCCTAACTTAGTGGCCTACAAAATTTTTTGAACTCAATTAAATGGGTGGCTAACATTTGATTTTCACTATCCATTTCGCATATTCCGCACCATTAACACATTTGAGAATGTATAATGATAATAagtgtaaataaaaaaaaattgagaaaaattcaaatagtgagattttagattgtCATGTAGAAGAGAAATTTAATATTTTCCTATTATATAGTATAAGAtgtctttttataaatatataaataattattgttatcttgaggaacatatatatttttttacacgGTGCATTAGAATATCTTGAGGAACATATATATTCCTACAATTTAATTTCGACCATCCAATGTGTCGTCGAGCAAAGAcaattatttgtatattttaatgtacatttaaaatattttttagttcattttttatttgtgtttttttaattatgattattttatgatttatttttacatgtgtataaatataccaaataaaagaatgaaataaaattccACATCAGCGTTCGGGCTCCAACTGTGAAGTCACGCACGTCTCACATGCAAAATAGCTCGATCAGGCCAAAATGTGACACATTTACgccaaaattaataataaatggtcCAAATTTGCAAGCCCAAAAAAATGTGGCCTAATTTTGTAAAGCGCCCTAAGTTAGTGGCCTACAAAAATTTTGAACTCTTAATAAATGGTCAGTAaggttttttttgtaaatattgaatgtTTTGAAAATATATGGGTTATTAGcgcctaaatacaccaactttaggGGTAGCgtggttttgcacatgaactttgaaaggtttaaaaaaatatatgaactttaatgttgtagcaattttatcaaaaaatcaATTTCTAGATATTCGAACTCTATATATTTTAAAggtttagagatgtcttatacgatatcttttagagATATCTTGTAcgatgtcattttttaaaacgtCCGATGAGTACACGTCGATATTTTGATTCGCCACAtcagctttaatttgagcaaaacttgTATTTGTGACAAAATTACTGTACaatattaaagttcatgtgtaaacccaaaatataaaattatgtgcACTAAATTAGAAATACCACACCTTTTTTGGGCAGAGGAATATTATACTTAggttatattttgtattttttttcttctaattttttatatataaaattataattttgttgCGGTTGGAATTTAATCCTAGATATAAAAATCTGATTTCGCCCTCTCATTTCTGAAATTCTAGCTCCGTCCCTGACCTTACCGCCTCAGGAGACCACCCCCTCCTCTCCAACAACCCTCACGACCTGGTGCCCTACCTCGAGATGGACCTCTACGGCGAAAACAAAGCCCTCGACATCGCCTTGTTCCCCTCCCCACGCCTCCTCGCCACGCACATGCCGTATTCCTCCTTGCCGAAGTTGATCAGGAGCAGCGGCACCAAGTGCAAGATCCTGTACGTGGCGAGGAACCCGAAGGACACCTTGGTGTCGATGCGGCACTTCTATACCAGGGTGAGGATGCTGGACTTGATGTGGGCGGAGTCGTTCAAGCTACTCTGTGAGGGACTGAGCGGCTATGGGCCATTTTGGGATCATATTCTTGGATATTGGAAGCAGAGCTTGGAAAACCCTGATAGGGTTTTGTTCCTCAAGTACGAGGATATGAAGGCGAGGCCGGCCGCGGAGGTGCGCCGTGTGGCGGAGTTCCTCGGCTGCCCTTTCTCAGCGGAGGAGGTGGAAGCTGGGGAGGTTGATCGGATCTTGGAACTGTGTAGCTTTGAAGTTCTCAGCGGTTTGGAAGTGAACAAGAAGGGGAAGCTAATGGTGACTGGTGTGGATAAGAGTGCTTTCTTTCGTCGAGGAGAGGTCGGGGATTGGAAGAATCATTTATCGCCGGAGATGGCGGAGAGGATAGATCGGATTGTTGCTGAGAAGCTTTCTGGGTCAGGATTATTCCTATAAATATTATAATCCTCCAATATATTTCTCTTTGTGCTTTTTAATCCAACAGTCGTGTGGTTAATGTTTAAAGCTAAAGCTTTCACATTCGAACTAGTCCTTGGCCAcgcgatatttatttattataagaattttttttttggaaaaatataagaatttattattattattattattattattattattattattattattattattattattattattattattattattattattattattattattattattattactccaaTTGGAATTTCCTAAATGTGTTTTAACTCTTTAAAATTGAGcactataatatataaatagattACTTGCGCAAAGAAAATTAGAAAGCACCATTTGGCcaaatatctttatttatggCCATTATCTTAGGAAGGTTTATAAAAATGAACCATTTTTTTTTCGAGTTTGCAGAATTaggtaaaaaaattaaatttcggCATTTTTGTGTCATATTGAACCCAATATTTGGCTCAAATGTGATCCAAAATAGCCGTACTAGCTGGACCCAATTGTGGCTCACATGCAGTGCCCAAACTTAAAAGCGTCATATATGCAGTGTCATGTATActcatttttgtagtagtggtTGGTTTGTTTTTGTACGTCCGAATATAATTTGAAGATTTTTGTAATTCTaaatttgatgttttttttcttcaattttatgagttttataaaattattcaataattaGTGCAAAAATCATCTGTGCTAATTATTAAATAGAATACTGATCAGTAATTATCATGCgcagaaaaagaagaagaatcgCAGTTAAAAATTTAAGATTATATTTAGATTCTATAACGGCAAACAATGTCGGATGTTGGATAAACTTATACGTGAAAACGAAAATAAGAGAAAGAAATGTTCTACACCCACCTTGTAAGAGCATCCATATATAGTGGAGAGCCAACATGAGCTCTTAAAAGTGGTCCCATCGTATAAGAGTCCACTCTTCATAGtgttcttaaattttattttttattttatttttattttttaatattgttctaaattaattttaacattaaatttaataacataaatttcatttaaattaaaatttaatattatattaattaaaaaaatattacaataatttttatttctattttatccttattctAAATGCATTtgtagattaaaaaaataataattaaaaagtgaaatgaaaaattagaattaaaactATTTGAAATTAAGTTACATTAAGTTGATATTGTATTGATCAATTTCagattgaaaaatgtaggattctctataatgtgtagtacactataaatagtggaGTTACACTAAGTTGATATTGTATTCAATCctacattgaaaaatgtaggattctctataatgtgtagtacactattaTAGAGAACAAATTATTCAATAATTAGTGCAAAAATCATCTATGCTAATTATTAAATAGAATAACTGATCAGTAATTATCATGCgcagaaaaagaagaagaatcacATTTAAAAATTTAGATTCTATAAAGACAAACAATGTCGGATGTTGGATAAACTTATGCCTGAAAGCGAAAATAAGAGAAATAAATGTTCTACACCCACCTTGTAAGAGCATTCATAGTGGAGAGCCAACGTTAGCTCTTAAAAGTGGTCCCCATCGTTTAAGAGTCCACTCTTCGTAGTGGGTGAGCCTCCACTACAATTGAAGAGGAATTCTTGTAGTGGTTCACACTACAATTTAAGTAATGAATTGCAGTATAAATTATCCATTGAGTTCACATTCATATTCCTGTGCTTTTTCTGCTTTTGATAAGTAGCTGTTGGATTTTTCGTTTATACAATTAGTCCCAACATACTTTGATTTGCTGGGGCAAGAACTTTCAAGGGGGAACTTTTGATAAATATATCCCAACATCAAGGGGGACAAACAAAGGATACTAGCAATCCCAACAGAAATGTCATTTAAATTTACAAACACACAAATTAACAACCAAAGGGGAAAATACATAAGGTAGAAAATGTAGCTAGAAACTACCCAAATTGTTGCGCTACCTGTTGATCGTCCTGAATCCGATACCAGATGATGCGCAACAGATACGAAACCGCTATTGACAAGAACAACAAGCAAAGAACATTTAAAATCAACGAACCAAGATAGCAAAGAACGTTGATACAAAGGTATACCGTCAGTTGCTATTAAAATGAAAAGCCAATTTTAAAACTCTCAAACTTCACCATCTGTAGCAATCCCCAGCAAAGTGTTTACACAGTATGCAAGTTGAAGGAATTACAAACCAGTcctcaaagaaataaaaattaagagaagtaaaatatatttgaaataaaagctcataaacataattaatgttGGTGTCTCTCAAGCTTCTCCAAGAGCCAtgatctacatcacaaattaaGGCCAACAAGCAAAACATACGTAAAAACAATGCAGACACCCGCGCTAGCTCATGGATTGATATTCACGATCCCTATTTTGGAGATACACTTTAATTTCCTCATCTTTGCTGCAATGCTTCTGGTTGTCACCATCTTTATCTCCTTCATGTATGAAAACGACCCAATCCCTTCCGGGAGGGTATCCAGATATGGACAATTATTGATTTCAATTTTCTCGAGCCAAAACATTTCATATCCTCCACATACTACATTTCTCAGATTCCACAGCTCTTCGATGCACAGAACTTCGAGACGAGGCAAGCCGTCGTGCAAGAATTTCATTCGTTGACCAGTGTATGCATTCCGCAATTTGAGATATTTTAGCTCCGGTAACTTCCCGGCTAGTTGTGACATGGGGTCTTCATCAAGACAGCTATTAACCAACGTCAATGATTCTATATTTGGAGGGAAACTTCTTGGAAGCTTCGCAAGGAGTCCATccaatttgagtgttttgagatTGTCTAGAATATGAAGCTCATCCAAACAAGGCATGCTTCTGAAACGATACCCTCTTAAGATTAGGTGTTTAAGACTTTCCAACACAGCCAATGACACAAAGAGCTTGCTTACATCTGAGTTTCCATCCAATTCTTCTATGCCCAATTTCTCAAGAAAACTCAACATTTTTAAGCCTGAGAGCTCATATGTCCAATTATCAACCGTGATGTAGGTTAAGGTCTTCATTTTCTGCAGCGCACCTATCTTCAAAGGCTTCCGGAAAATCACATCTGACAAGTAGAGGTGGTGAAGGCTATGCATTTCCCATATAATATCTGGGATCTCAACCATAAAGTTTTGAGCTATGTCAAGAACCTCGAGGTTTTCCAAACACACCAACGAGTCTGGGAGCTCGTGTATGTAATTGTTTCTCAATCCCAAGTATCTTAATTCAATCAATGTGCCAATACTCTCTCGTAAATTCTTCAGCCCAAAATCTTCCAAGTCAAGTATCTTAAGTTGTTCAAAGCTCTTCCAGTAAGACGGACTAGTGTCCAAGTAGCCGCCtccatggaagaagagagaaacaaGATGTTTATCTTGATCCGTGGAGTGGTTGAACTTGTCTCTGCTACAAATGATAACacgatgatgacgatgactCTGAGAGGGTTGATTATTTCCATTGTTCCTTAGGATCTCAAGGCCTAGTTTCTCCTCTGCTTTTTGGATGGATAACATGTGTAGCATAGCATTCATGTGATACTTCCTACTCTTTTCCACGACATCAATAACAGATTCATCGATTAAACCATCCAAATATGCTTCATAGTTACATCTTGAATCCACTACTCCACCTGCAGCCCAAATCTGTTTCAACTTTTCTGCTCTCAAAGTTGTATTTTCCTTAAAGAAGGCCATACACATGAAACACGACTCCAGTTTAGGATCCAATTTCTGATAAAACGATTCCAATAACTTCAGTGTCGAACTAAAATCAACGGATTCAAGAAGTTGTTCCCATTCACTCCCTTCTGAGACTTTCTTTTCCGCTAACTGCTTTCCCACCTCTTTTATAGCTAACGGCAGACCACCACATTTTCTCAACATTTGTTTTCCCATATGCTCCAACTTCATTGGGAATTTGTGCTCACCCGTCAATTTATTTCCATGGTTGATCGTTTTCATAAACAATTGCCAGCTTTTATTAGCATCCAAAGGTTTCATCTGATGAGCATCTTTCTCGCCTACATAACTGTATATCTCTATGAGCGTCGTGTGACTTGTGAGCAGCAATCTACTTCCGTTTACTGCTTCGACAAGAACAATACAAAAAGGAACAGTCAGAAGGTTACCGCAGCTCAACTAGATCATAATCAGAAAAACGATACTTACATTCTAGTGGAAGAGCTTTCATGAAAGAGGTCAAGTGCATTTGTTTGGACACGTCGTCAAGAACTATAAGATATCGCTTTCCTCGCAGGTGTTGGCGAAGCACATCTCGGAGCCTTGCGATGTCCATATTCTCCAATGAGGAAGATGCGTGGAGATTCTGAGGATCTTCTACCTGTTGTATTAGTTTGATAAGTAGCCCTTTTATAGTGAAGTCAGCAGAATTAGATACCCAAGCACGACGCTTGAATCGCTCAACGACGGTTGGATGGTTGTATATCTCTCTCGCAAGAGTTGTCTTTCCAATACCAGTCATCCCTTTGATAAGCAGAGTCTTGTAGAATCCTTCCTCACCAACAATCATTGCGCGAAGCAGCATTTCCACATCTTCCTTCAAGCCCACCACATCTACATCATCTTCAACATTTTGTGATGATCTCATGTTGGACTCATCATCATCTCCTAGTTTAAGCATCTTCTTTTTGATCTCTCCAATCCAACTATGGATGGGCTTCGTATAAGAGGTAAAAGGTAGAAGCTCGTAGGCATCATCAACCACGTCGACAAGGTCAGATACCAAAAAATTTAAGCTTCTGCCCTCTTCCAATTTCTTATCCCTCACAATATCCACCATCTCTCTAATCTCTTTGATTATCATTTCCTTTTCCACTTTGCCCTCTCCATCATATACGTCAAGCTTTTGTATCACCGATAAGAGGAGGGCCTCCGACATGATTCCGCTTGGACTAAACTTCCCTAATAGGCAATTTAACAACATTAGTAgtagtttaaatttttttatgccACTATTTTAGGGCGGTTTGCAAAAATatgtcaattttttattttttttatttgtaaaaatacactaattattttaaatttaggcATGCGTGAGCTACATTTGAGTCAAATTGAACTATTTTGGACCACATTTGGAACCAAATATAGCTCAAAATGAGGTCTGTAGATGTTGAATCGTGGCCGAATGTGGCCAAAAAAtgtcgaaatttaaaataattggcctaatTTTGTAAGTTGGAAAAAAATTGGTCTATTTAGTGGCCACACAAAACATTTTACTCACATTAGTAGCTATGAAATAACAAATTCCAAcaaattgataaattattagtataggAAAAAATGATTTAGATTGAATAGAATTTACTCAAGCGAAGGATTTCAAAAATCTGACTCTATATAAGAACATAATCACGTGGAATTTAATTTTTGATATAGTAGAAAACATCATAAACACGTGAATTCtaaaattaatcttttttttttgagagaattctaaaaaattagattaattctaaaattaatctaatttacGGAAAAGGAAATAGTTACCCTTTTGTGATTTCTCTCTTCTTATCTTTGCTCGTCTTGATCAACTTTCTATTCAATCCTACTTCTCATGAAATTAGCACATCTTGATCTTCCGATGAATCCTTTGATTTGAAAAGAATTTTACACTATCCTAAAACTTAACAAGGAAGAGACCAAAGACATTGATGAAATTAATATGAAGTGGATTTATCTAAATTAAAGAGAATCAAGAACAAGTAATTAAATACCTTGCTTTCGCAGTTTCGCTTTTATTTTGTTGTATAGATCTTCCGATTCAATCCGGAGTTGTAATTGGAAGAGATTTTGAACATACAAAAAGTGGCCAGAAATGATATGAAGATGAACCTCGAAAAGACTTAAGGCATCTCAACAAGGAAAGGGTTCGATAATCAAAGTCTGATTTGCAATAAACAATTAATTAGTGGTAATCTAAAGCCACATTTCCACGTTAATCCCACATGCGTTGTGCTTATATTCCGGAAtagtttaattaataatgttTTGAACATAATGTTTCCACTTTCACCCCACATGCATCCTGCTTTTCTCAGCAAACACAAAGTGTTGACTTATTGCTTAGACatttaaaaaaacaattttgaatAGATTTAAGGggaaatatcactttaaaccccaaactattttcgcactatcaattatatcctgaactattgaaaataattttttaaaccttgaactatcaattgtaccattcgttcatttttttagCTTCAAAAATTCGACGTGGCTCACCGAATACTACAATGTATTTAGAATCATTCTTTTTTCgacctatattatataaaacgacgtgattatatgcattctcattaaaaattcaaaggatAAAAAATGGATaaatggtacaattgatacaaaattgataattcaagatttaaaaaattattttcaatagttcaggatataattgatagtgcgaaaataattTGGGGTCCTAAATAAAATTTAGTACTAGTTGATATTAAATAATTCAATCCGGAGCAATAACCAAGTGTTGCTGGGACAGGGACATTATTGACCAATCCATACGACTCATTTTAGATTATAGTTAAATGATCTAAAAACTCATTATtgttgggattcgaactcaaaaccatgaattcatcaaacaatatgatgaatcaatcgtagatcttgatgatctaaggattgaaaatgattcctattttatacaataaaatgtgtttttattatagtcatcccctatatatatatatgtctgtGTGTGTATGGTTCTACTGAGAACTACAATTTCGTTAGAATGTTAGGACCATTAAAATTATTGCAtttac comes from Salvia miltiorrhiza cultivar Shanhuang (shh) chromosome 3, IMPLAD_Smil_shh, whole genome shotgun sequence and encodes:
- the LOC131018172 gene encoding cytosolic sulfotransferase 5-like; this encodes MSSSNSFQWPQLSQDFKEFLSTLPREKGFAKEPLYLYQGFWYEDVFLEGAISSQEHFQAEDSDVFVASTPKCGTTWLKAIAFALLNRRRNQAPDHPLLSNNPHDLVPYLEMDLYGENKALDIALFPSPRLLATHMPYSSLPKLIRSSGTKCKILYVARNPKDTLVSMRHFYTRVRMLDLMWAESFKLLCEGLSGYGPFWDHILGYWKQSLENPDRVLFLKYEDMKARPAAEVRRVAEFLGCPFSAEEVEAGEVDRILELCSFEVLSGLEVNKKGKLMVTGVDKSAFFRRGEVGDWKNHLSPEMAERIDRIVAEKLSGSGLFL
- the LOC131017137 gene encoding disease resistance RPP8-like protein 3 — its product is MSEALLLSVIQKLDVYDGEGKVEKEMIIKEIREMVDIVRDKKLEEGRSLNFLVSDLVDVVDDAYELLPFTSYTKPIHSWIGEIKKKMLKLGDDDESNMRSSQNVEDDVDVVGLKEDVEMLLRAMIVGEEGFYKTLLIKGMTGIGKTTLAREIYNHPTVVERFKRRAWVSNSADFTIKGLLIKLIQQVEDPQNLHASSSLENMDIARLRDVLRQHLRGKRYLIVLDDVSKQMHLTSFMKALPLELNGSRLLLTSHTTLIEIYSYVGEKDAHQMKPLDANKSWQLFMKTINHGNKLTGEHKFPMKLEHMGKQMLRKCGGLPLAIKEVGKQLAEKKVSEGSEWEQLLESVDFSSTLKLLESFYQKLDPKLESCFMCMAFFKENTTLRAEKLKQIWAAGGVVDSRCNYEAYLDGLIDESVIDVVEKSRKYHMNAMLHMLSIQKAEEKLGLEILRNNGNNQPSQSHRHHRVIICSRDKFNHSTDQDKHLVSLFFHGGGYLDTSPSYWKSFEQLKILDLEDFGLKNLRESIGTLIELRYLGLRNNYIHELPDSLVCLENLEVLDIAQNFMVEIPDIIWEMHSLHHLYLSDVIFRKPLKIGALQKMKTLTYITVDNWTYELSGLKMLSFLEKLGIEELDGNSDVSKLFVSLAVLESLKHLILRGYRFRSMPCLDELHILDNLKTLKLDGLLAKLPRSFPPNIESLTLVNSCLDEDPMSQLAGKLPELKYLKLRNAYTGQRMKFLHDGLPRLEVLCIEELWNLRNVVCGGYEMFWLEKIEINNCPYLDTLPEGIGSFSYMKEIKMVTTRSIAAKMRKLKCISKIGIVNINP